The Hippoglossus hippoglossus isolate fHipHip1 chromosome 24, fHipHip1.pri, whole genome shotgun sequence genomic interval aagaatgaatttGATCACAGGCtgtttactttctttttatGTGGAAACATCACAAGAAAAATCTCACCTCTATAAACACGATGAAAGAGACTCTACAAAAAAAgatacttacacacacacacacacacacacacacacacacacacacacacacacacacacacacacacacacacactatattttAGAATAATACAGCACAAAGAGGAAATACACCCCATGTTTCCATTTAAACATTCTTGGTCAGTTTATTTAGATATGAGATAACAACAAAGAGGACAATTGACTTAACAAATCAGAAGTTGTGTCATATATTAATGactattttaatattaaataaataatatcattTTAGATTTAATCTTAAATCTGTGCTTCACTGTTATAAACAACAGGAATTCAAGTAATAATCTACGCTTCTATAACATCGTCATGGCTTCATTTAAAACCCATTTGATTAGTGTACCGAGGCAGAACGATGAAAAGTGTGTCACCGTCCAAATAGTTATGGTCTCGACAATAGTTAATTTTtccaaacaacagcaaaaatTGTGTTATGTCATTCTAGTAAAAGCACAATAGTGGACTAATTAAGCAGAAAATCAAAAAATAGGCTTTTAAACTTCTGTTCCATGTGATCCACGGCACATTGACGCTGACAGAGTTGGCAGTGTTTGTTAAATTCATTAGAAATTCCAGACGAGGCGAGCATAGCTAAGGACGACCATTCTGGGATGCTTGACAAGCTTGACTCAACACTCCTTGCTAACAAGTGCTCTCCTTGTCCAAGTGGCTCTTGAAGAACTCCTGGACTCGTTCCCACAGGTCCAGCTGAGCCGCCGAGTGGGCTTTTGGCTCGCCACCAAACAGCACGGCGTTCCCCACTGCAGCGTGAAagccagacagacagtgagGCATGTGAGGGACCTCCAGAAAGTGTCCCGCTTTGGGATAAGTCACCACCTCAAATGACTCTTCTCTGCCATGATTTCTCAGCGTTGCAGCGGCGTGTTGCGCAAATAGAGCACTGTTCCAGTTTTGGTCATCTTCGGAGACCGCGAACAGGAAGTGGCAGCTTGCACGTTCAATTGGGATCAAGGATGCTTGGTTCTTCTCCAAGGTCGGGCCTGTTAAGGCGTCGCGTATACAAAACAGCCCCGAGTCTGTTACTTTAATATTCTTGAGGACAGGAGGGAGCGGGGGAATTACAGTGTCTTTATAATGGAGGGGGATAACAGTGTTTCCAATGCAGCTGTTAATACAGACGGTGGCTGTGATCCCCTGTAAGAAAGAGGACATTGACAAAGCCAAAGCTCCACtgtgagagatggagatgatgcCAACCCCGGGGCCTTTGACCTGTAGTGAGAGGTATCATATTAATGAGCAGGTGTACCACTGATAACACATTTCTATAATTCCCTTTTAGTTTAATTAATTTCtctatttattgttatttaatctAATACATGTATAGTTTCTGTCACAACCATAAAATTGGGCGACCAGAAGCCAGCAGATGGCGACATTGACactctcatatatatatatatatatatatatatatatatatatattctacatTCTCATTTTATTTGCTGTGAATGAATTGGACAGAAACCAGCAAAGTAAATATCCCAATAAGGGAATAATATGTTGAGTATGATATTGTAAGTGTGATAATTTAATCTTCAATACTAACCTCTGGATGGCTCCTGAGATATGTTACAGCTTCTTCAAAGTATTCCAGATCcagttttgggggatttttcgGTAAATCCTGGTAGCCATAATAAGCCAGTGCCAAAACGACAAAGCCTTTATTTGCCAGGAGGCTGGCTCGGGGTTCACTGAGACCTCCACCCAACGTGTACAAATCCACAATTCCAGGGAACGGACCTTTTCCTGTCAACAGAATGTATTTGTAATGTTTAGtatatgtaatgtaaatgtgtcaAGGCTCCCTCAAGTCAAACACAACTGACCTGGTGGAATGAAGAGGACTCCTCGTATTCTGCCCTCTTGCACAGGaactctcttcatcccttctgTCATGAATCCTCGCTCCACAGTTTCAGAGATCAACAGCTTACCAGTCTCCTGACTTACTGCTGCTAACTCCACCAGTGTCGGGCTGAGCACATTCTTCTTCAGCAGTTTACTGTGCGCGGTGTCCGGAGACATGGCCCAAAACAGACCCATGGGCTCCACTCCGGTGTAGCTTCCTTCCAGGGAAGGTGCGCGGGAAACATCCAGCCGGCCGCTTTCATCCGCCTTGTACAGGGCGGAAGCCTTGAAAATCACCCCTCTGTCATCCACTAGCTTTGACCTTAGTTCTACTGGTTTGAAAGGAGCCAGTCCGTCTACTTTGACCTGCACCAGTTTGTCGAAGAGACAGCGAACGCCGGGGAGGATTCTCAGTCGGATCGGTGAGTGAGCCATGTCAGGTCTTAGAGGGACGATTCCACCGAAGGGCCTTTATCTGAATCTGTTAAGACAACAAAAGATTTAATAAATGCCATAGCTTTCACAAAGAGATTCTATAATGAAAAATACCATCTTATCAATGAGACACATAGACACAAAAGTCTATGTGTATGTTTAATTTCTATCAATCCTCATCTGAGGAGAAATCACTAATGTTAGCATCTGAGCAGCTCTTTACAAAACTGACTCCATTTGCCAAAGACTGAGTCAGTCCTCGAAAACCATctgtagcatcatcatcatcactaccatgCGACATCAGACGATGAGCCAAAGAGAAACCAGCCATTAGAGAAGTTACTGTGTTCAATAACTTAGTATGACCCAGGAAGGACGTTGTAAAACCTGTCTATGGATAAAGGGCCCTTCAGCTCCGAGTCACAACTGTCATGGCCCCTGAACACACATCTAGAGCAGGTAAACACACGTCTTTGTTTACATGAAGGTCCTGTTACAGGTTCCTGTGGCTAACTGGGAGATGTTAGTGTAACTGGGTAGAAGGTCGTGTCACACAACTCACTGTTCTCCAGATAAAGTGACCAACACGAGAACAACCTTTAACCTACTTTGCACTTGAACTCTAGTTAGCAAGAAAGAAGGCTACGTTAGCATGTtccattgtttttaaaagtttagcGCGTCTGTTTTGGGGACAAAACTAACGAACGAACGACAACAGCTGTTATCACATCGTGTCCCGACCGCTAGAAAGTGACTCACACGTGTTCCTGACCATCAGCTACGCATTCATTGATGCGACACTCACCAAGGAGGAAGCGACAGGGAGCAACCATCTTGCCGGAAACCAGGAAGTAGGTGTGTTTACGTTTTTCCTCCGCTTCCAATTCAAAATATACTTCACATATGTATATGTACGCTGCTTTCAAATGATAGTGAATCacatataatttaaattaaattataattattaacaaTGTCCCaacaatagactgtatataaaaaactaaaatgatgtgtatatataagtaGGAAGGTGATGCCTCCACTAGATGTCACCGGAGAGCTTTGTCACAGCGGCCATGTTGACACCAGCTTGTGAACACAGGTGTTACTGATGCCTGTAATTAAGATTGATTAATTAgaaaattaatatataatatataaataagtatttattagtagtagtaggagTACAAGTATTTATTGGCATTACTAGCATTCCAACAATTTTTTAACGTTACTCGTAGTAGTAATATTTATCAACATTACTTGCACTAccactcattttatttttattataattagtACAAGTAGTAGTAGGCGTACTAGTATTTATCAGCGTTACTAGCATTACAACTATTACAATCGTTACTTGTAGTAGTAATATTTATCAACTTGTACTACaactatttttttattattagtaggAGAAGTAGTAAGAGTACTAGTATCAGTGTGTTTGCTTGGATAGTTACATTgtgtgaaagaagaagaaatgttccAACGTTGTagcaaaaggaaaatattacCCATTTCTcccccaaaaatataaaatcatgaCACATGTGTGTTGCTGAGAAAAGTAATTCCCGCTTCATCTCTCAATGGAGTAAcctttttttttaggtttttcaCTCTGCTCATTCTAGCCCTGGGCTGAGCagaatatataataacaaaCTTTTTGTGGTATTGCCTGCACAGCAATCCCACCAGTCACTGCTCGGCCAGTGCCATGactttaaaacatcttttctcacCAGGGATTCTTctaggagaggagaggggagaggaaagtTTCATATACAAAGAGGGGAAATCAAGGCGGGGGGTGTGAGAAGAGATCACGGAGGGAGCTAAATTTAACTTGAACTGGAAAAAATAAGAGGAAGTGGATTAACAACTATGTGGAATCAACAATCCTATAAAAAACAATTGTGTTTGTgcgaataaaaataaatgttttggttttaactaatggtcatttgttttttggatATTGTGGCATCAGCTCTAGTGttacatttcacacacagagaagtaCCTCTTCAGTTATTGTTCAGATATGAACTTCCTTCCTACTTAACAACCTGCACGGAATGATTCAAGTGACTGGAATGGACCCTTGCACCATTTACTAAATACAATAACATCACAACACGTACTGAGAAAGATTATTTGGCCTAAGACTTGAAGGACAATGCAGAACACATATAAAAGTAGAAGGAAAACGTTGAcaaagctgtaaatacaaatgaaagCAAATGTTAATATACTAAATATTAATATGTGTGTAGTTTCTGAGCGGCTCTCTGAGCTCCACACAGAGGATAAAGGACAGATTACTATATGATATGGATTATATTATTCCCACATTAAAGTCAAATCCGGTTTATCCTCCAAGTCAACATTATTCTATAATAGAATCTTATTTTAATGCCATAGCTGCCCTCTATATTTCATGGatgtaaaaaaatcaataacCCATTTGTTTCTCTATAGAGAAGTTGCTCTCTGAATCTAGTGTCTAGTTTTATGACAGAGATACGTGCATTTGTGTGAACTTCTTTAGGATGTGCGGGGCAGGGGGGGGCTTTACAAAAAGGTGACTGCCTCTTCTGATGTTGATTCACTGTGACACATCGTGTTTTGCATGTGCAGAGTGAACTGGGGTTGTTGGTCTGATGAGAGCTTTGACTTGTTTTCCCCTCGGAGTCAATGCCAGTAAATATTCCACCCACTCGTTCCCGTCTATCTTAAACTTGCAATTGCACTGTGGTAATAAAGCTTTATACTGAGGATTATACAGTGGAATGTTCTCATGCTGTTTATGCACATAGATAATATGTGATATTAAATGACCACCCTTCGGGTCTTATAAGGACTTGTGTGTAAATCTAATACATATGCACACTGTGGTAATGTTTAGTATTCCTAAGTTGTAACAGCTACAAAGAATAACCACatcaaatgatcaaaataaaaatattcctTGCAACAGCCAAACATCTGTGTGAACCGAGAGGATTGAATGAAAAACGTGCCTGAATTTCTTTCCATCTTGGCCCCTGGTGTTTATTTACACAGTCCCACAATGTCCAACAGTGCATTCAATGTCTAATAACAAGAATTATGTATAGTTTTAGATAAAAGGTAGAAATTTTGAATTACATGAGCAAAGATATTTAAAGGAGACTTTCCTTAAAAGTTAATGCACAGTTACTTTTTGGTTGATGGATTAAAAATAGGGGGAAACTAATTGTATTTGCAGAAGTGTGGGTTCCCAACTGTGTGAGTACTGAGCAACCCCCCCTTTGCCAAATATAACAGCTTGCAACCGCTTTTAATAGCCACAAGCCTTTCTATTCCAGATTTAGGAATTTTCTCCCACTCTTCCAACAGATCACTCCAAGTGCACAGATATTTTTAGTCGTCTTGCAGACACAGCAAGTTCTCACAGATTTTCAATGATGTTCAGGCCAGAGGCTCCCACAGGCATTCCAAAAGCTTCAGCTTTCGTTTCTTGACGCGTATTTCATGGTGGACTTAGAGGTTTGCTTTGGATCGTTGTCCTGTTGTAGAAGCCAgcctcatttcattttcagttacTTGATGGCGTGTAGGATATTTGCTCTCAGAGCTGGCTTATATTCTGTGGAATCTGTCCTTTCTCTAtgtttttgctgtgtttctTAAACCACTGGCTGCCACACAACTCCAATGCGGAATAAGATCAGATGCCAAAGCTCAGACGTAGGCAGAGATAACTGGTTAGTGTATCATTGAAGGAACCATGGATGCCAACCATAATATTCCCACCTCATGCGTAACACAGTGCCCAAACTTTTGCATGTCGTTACTGTTTAGTTTCTATGGTATGGAACTTAAACCAGATATGCAAAGCCCGACCGATTTGGATTTTTTAAGGGATTCTCTCCTCTCCGgccgaggcagatggccgcctaCATCGAGTCAtgttctgctggaggtttcttccagttaatgatgGAGTTTTTTCTCTAAAATGCAGTTGAGCAGTTTCTATTGTGTTTAGTGCAGAGAAGTACCTCTTCAATTAGAACGTGCTTTCTACCTAACAACCTGCGTGACATGATTCAAGTGACTGGAGTGGACCTTTTGCACCGTTTACTAAATACAATAACATCACCACACATACTGAGAAAGGTTATTTGGCCTAACACTCGACGATAGATCTCTATAGAGCAGTTGCTCCCCTGTATCTAGTGTCTAGTGTAATGATGGAGATACTTGATACTTGATACTATGATGGAGTGTGTGAACTTCTTTAGGATGTATGGAGGGCTTCACAAACAGGAGACTGCCTCTTTGGATGCGTATTCACTGTGACACAtcgtgttttattattaatataataataataataattattattattatatgttcaCAAAATCAATAAGACGTGCCATCTGATGGGGTTGCCTTCATAACTGTAACCAAACACGACTTCAGGGAAAGTCTCTAAAATGCCGTTGAGCCGTTTCTATTGTGTTTAGTGCAGAGAAGTACCTCTTCAGTTACTGCTCAGATATGAACTTCCTTTCCACTTGAGTGGACCTTTTGCACCGTTTACTAAATACAAGAACATCATAACACGTACTGAGAAAAGTTATTTGGCCTAACACTTGACGATAGGGCAGTTGCTCCCCTGTATCTAGTGTCTAGTGTAATGATGGAGATACTTGATACTATGATGGAGTGTGTGAACTTCTTTAGGATGTAGGATGTAGGGAGGGCTTTACGAAAAGGAGACTGCCTCTTTGGATGCTTATTCACTGTGACACAtcgtgttttattattaatattattagtattactattattattatatgttcacaaacaaacaacaagacGTGCCTTCATAACTGTAACCAAACACGACTTCATTGAAAATCTCTAAAATGCCGTTGAGCAtcttctattgttttattagtGGATtcttttgtcccccccccccccaccaaatccgggcgcttttattttgaagcggTACTCGTGCGGGGGCCCCCTGACCGGACCGCGTTGgacccgcccccccccccctttttttctctccacggGTATCGCCATGGAGACCGcgcgagagcgagagcgagcgcgaggcagctgctggagccgagTGTTTCCGCTCAGCGCGAATCAAAGATCCCGAAGAGCCGAGCGAGGACGAGGGGCGACCGGAGCGCGAGCGAAGCAGGAAACACACTCACGTCCTCCCGGTGTTTGACGCACCGACCGTCTCCTCCCCTGGGGTAGTCTCCGGTCCCGACACACGCGTGAATGTCTCGAATGTGAACGACGGAGACGGAGCTGCTCACCCTTCGCGTTGgtgagtgttgtgttgttgtttgtgtgtgttttttttaaaaggctaATCACACGCAGGCCAcctcgatctctctctctctctcttcctctctctctctctcttcacctcctcttccgTGTTTTTCTTCATAACGCGATTACGAACAATCACAAAAAATGTCGCCCGCGCTAGCTGGCAACGGTTGACAACTCGCGAGGGAGAATTCGCGAGTTGTCAAAAATGTTCTGTTAGCGAAGTGTGCCGTTGAAGCTAACCGTGACACAGGGCTCGAATACGTTAACTACCCTGTTACGTTCGGCTACACAAAAGAAGATGGCCTAGCTTGACAAAAGTGCCAACAATTACActatgagggggggggggaattcacGCAGAATAAGAGGGAAACCGGCTCCGGCAGCTGTCCGTCTATTCGCGAACAGCTGTAATGGTACATTCGGGTCATGTGGACAATAATCGGAGCTAAGAGGttagctataaaaaaaaaaaaaaaagacgcatacaattattattaatggtGTATAAACATCAGCTCAGATCAACCtccagtaagtgtgtgtgtgtgtgtgttgctgtgccACTTTGTTATAATGGGGTcgctttgtttttgtctctctctctgtgtgtgtgtgtgtgtgtgtgtgtgtgtgttggcagccCCCCCACTCTTTGTTTAAATAGCTCGCAGTACAGTTGCACGTGTCGAAGCGTGTGACTCTGCTTCACTGCCGCTGTGAAGACACCAGTATAGTCCACGTTTGTGCTTCAGTTGCAGGGATGTATGTGTACTGGTGAGTTTCTTATTTAAAGGGTCGCTTGTTGGCAGCGATCgcatcccccccacccccaacccgCCCTCCACTCCTTGGCTTTTCGGTTCCAAGGGAAAGTTTGAGTCGTTAGTTGGATAGAAACACGTGACAGTTGCAATAAGGGAAAGGGGGGGAAGTGTAAATGTGAGCTGATGTTTGCTCATGAGAAAAAAATTACAGTTTTGCGAAACACAAGATATCAAGGGAAGTATCCAGGTCTGAGAATAACTGTGAAACCAGTCTTGCTGAGCTGTGTCTCCTATTGGGATGTGACCAATGTTTTCATCAAGTGTCGAGTGGAGAACATAATAAATCTGCCATCTTTTTCGCATTTTGCATCATTCACGTCGTTGGTATCTATCGATTTGATGTGGTCATTATCGATTAAGCTGCAAGTTATTGTCTTGACTTATTGATCAGTGGGTCTGGCCAACATCAGAAGATTTACAGCGTTGAGCGTGATGTTGTGATCAAGTTGTTCCTGTGTATTTTAGTTTACGTGCGTATTTGTATATTATCTCTGTGTAGCATTGTAgtatcttgattttaaaatggtTTTCCTTTGTCGTTTAGTGGGTGTAGTGTTCCCATAAAAGGTTTGCTTTACATTTACTTTGGTCTGTGTGTATTGTACTGGTTTGGGTACCAGACATGTAAAATACATAGACATTTATTAATATATGAAAGTcatttagttttacatttaagaACTGGATCGGGacagcagatgaaaatgagCCCAAACAGCTAACTCGGGCTCGTGTATCTTATTTTGTCTGTTCTATTTTCCTCTATTGAAAAATGGCTTAAAACACCATCCAAATAGTTATTagatcattttcttttgacCTCTAGTTGTACGTCCCTTTATGTAGTTTCTTATTCCATAGTTACGGTAGATTCTAGTTATAACACACTGACCaaacaatgttgtgtttacactgagTCATGGCTCCACTTTAGCAACTGTTGTTTTATGTGGTGTGATGACGTACCTGGCTGCTTCTATTATTTCCTGGTGTTGTAACCCTATCATCTCACACCTTTGAGCTGATGATACTCTATATTAGGTGGTCAAACATACCCATTACGTAGCTGCCTTTATTTTGTAACCGTTGTCACACATTTGACTCCCATTGTTCAAATTGCCTTCTTCAGTTTTTACATGTTGTACATGCCCTGCTTTTCACACAGTCACCAGCAGCTTTCGTGGTTCTCAGTTTAAAGTACATTGTGTAGTTTCGTTGAAAGTTTTATGATTCCCAGTTCAGCATTCACAGCCTTTTTCTGTTTGACAACACAGCTCAGCGAAAACATCTTGTGGGCAAAGATAAGAACCTTGTTTGGCCTCAGTCCTATTTTCAAATTTCCCGACATTTCAACATAAGCTATGCCAGTGTTCTCTCTTATTTTTAGTGTTTCCCCTTTTGGTATCGTCTCTCTCCTCGtatccttttttctcttttccattttcttgtctgtttctgtcccCTTGCTTGAGGCGGTGCAGAGGGATGCTCGGGCCCTGTGGGGCTTAACACTACAAAATGCTTGACAACAAAGGGTCTTCTCTGTGCTGCCATGCAGAGCCCCATCTCTGGGCTCCCTCCGCAGGCCCAGACGGGCTCTACCAGCAGGAGTAGCATTGGGGCCTATCGGGTGGAAATCTCCTCTCGGCTGTTTCTTTGGCACACTGAGCGCTCTCTGTTCCCGGACAGATGCCTCCGCTGCTGCTCTCCTTGGCTCCCTTTGCATTCCAGGAGCCCCGGGCAGCTGACAAACTGCAGTAACAgcctgctggctggctggttgTCTATGTGCTGTCTGAAGTGCAGAGTTGCAGAGTTTTTTCCCCCTAAGTAGACGAAACATACTAAGTATTTgtgctgtaaaaacacaactgattaAATAACATTGCTTTTTGTGCTGCAACTAATGACAATCACAGTGCTTATGGTGACCGATTAATCTTTATGATGCTCCTCAGCGCTGACGGGAAGTCTTTTGTAATTTGTATAGGGAAGTTGTGTTGAAACATTGATGTACTTTTTTACATCTAGGaaagtctgacacacacagggctGTATTTAATATGAAGAAGGAATGTCACATGTTTTGTATTGAGTCTTTTAGTCCATGTCTCTCTTGGATCTGTGTgcgtttatatattttatttctctacatgtttttattaaatcgCTTTAGTCAAGCAAGCCAGATAGCGTATGCTTTAGATTCATTTATTCCTAATAGTTCTCAGTGCCTTCAGTTTGACAAGCTCTTATTCTGTTAGATTC includes:
- the acot20 gene encoding acyl-coenzyme A thioesterase 1: MAHSPIRLRILPGVRCLFDKLVQVKVDGLAPFKPVELRSKLVDDRGVIFKASALYKADESGRLDVSRAPSLEGSYTGVEPMGLFWAMSPDTAHSKLLKKNVLSPTLVELAAVSQETGKLLISETVERGFMTEGMKRVPVQEGRIRGVLFIPPGKGPFPGIVDLYTLGGGLSEPRASLLANKGFVVLALAYYGYQDLPKNPPKLDLEYFEEAVTYLRSHPEVKGPGVGIISISHSGALALSMSSFLQGITATVCINSCIGNTVIPLHYKDTVIPPLPPVLKNIKVTDSGLFCIRDALTGPTLEKNQASLIPIERASCHFLFAVSEDDQNWNSALFAQHAAATLRNHGREESFEVVTYPKAGHFLEVPHMPHCLSGFHAAVGNAVLFGGEPKAHSAAQLDLWERVQEFFKSHLDKESTC